A section of the Primulina eburnea isolate SZY01 chromosome 1, ASM2296580v1, whole genome shotgun sequence genome encodes:
- the LOC140823731 gene encoding serine/threonine-protein kinase PCRK1-like — protein sequence MKCFQFSYKNEEPKTGKSCTLPLSSTSISTDQDVMKSGSECNSQILSDVSNASSAKISFASFSQRSSNLRVFAFADLKEATKNFSRSLMIGEGGFGAVYRGVLRETNDSSKRVNVAVKQLSRRGLQGHKEWVTEVNVLGIVEHPNLVKLIGYCAEDDERGIQRLLVYEYMPNQSVQDRLSSRFEATLPWETRLCIAQDAGRGLAYLHEGMEFQIIFRDFKSSNILLDDQWNAKLSDFGLARLGPADGLSHVSTAVVGTVGYAAPEYIQTGRLTSKSDVWSYGIFLYELITGRRPMDRNRPKNEQKLLDWVRPHLVDLKKFEQILDPRLNGKYDIKSAQKLAAIANRCLIRHPKNRPRMSEILEMVNRVVDATVITVASSEVAVASSPVYDEEEKSADEGLKRRFVDHIIGDNKWLEWRLWKPCLVKSN from the exons ATGAAGTGCTTTCAGTTCTCCTATAAAAATGAGGAGCCAAAGACTGGAAAATCTTGTACATTACCTCTGTCTTCGACTTCAATATCAACGGATCAAGATGTAATGAAATCTGGATCGGAATGCAATTCTCAGATTTTATCGGATGTGAGCAATGCATCCTCGGCTAAGATCTCATTTGCGAGCTTTTCTCAGAGGAGTAGCAATCTTAGGGTGTTTGCCTTTGCTGACCTTAAAGAAGCCACCAAGAATTTTAGCCGATCTCTGATGATTGGAGAAGGGGGATTTGGTGCCGTTTATAGGGGTGTTCTCCGGGAGACTAATGATTCGAGTAAAAGGGTCAACGTTGCTGTCAAACAACTCAGCAGAAGAGGATTGCAG GGACACAAGGAATGGGTGACTGAAGTAAACGTTCTTGGCATTGTTGAGCATCCAAATCTTGTCAAACTCATAGGCTACTGTGCTGAGGATGATGAGCGAGGGATCCAACGCCTTCTGGTCTATGAATATATGCCCAACCAGAGCGTACAAGACCGTTTATCGAGTCGATTTGAGGCCACTTTGCCATGGGAAACTAGATTGTGTATAGCCCAAGATGCTGGACGAGGCTTAGCATACCTTCACGAGGGCATGGAATTTCAG ATTATCTTTAGAGATTTCAAGTCTTCAAATATACTCTTAGACGATCAATGGAATGCAAAGCTGTCGGATTTTGGGTTGGCGAGGTTGGGTCCTGCAGATGGATTAAGCCATGTCTCGACTGCC GTTGTAGGAACAGTTGGATATGCTGCTCCAGAATACATTCAAACGGGGCGACTCACATCCAAGAGTGACGTGTGGAGCTACGGAATTTTTCTTTACGAACTTATAACTGGGAGACGCCCTATGGACAGAAACCGACCCAAGAATGAGCAAAAGCTCTTGGACTGGGTGAGGCCACACCTTGTTGACCTGAAGAAATTCGAACAGATACTGGACCCCCGACTCAATGGGAAGTATGATATCAAATCCGCCCAAAAGTTGGCAGCAATTGCCAATAGGTGTCTAATCCGGCACCCCAAGAACCGGCCGCGAATGAGTGAAATTCTCGAAATGGTGAACCGGGTCGTTGATGCAACCGTTATCACTGTCGCAAGCTCTGAAGTTGCTGTGGCGAGCTCCCCAGTGTACGATGAAGAAGAGAAATCAGCAGACGAGGGTTTGAAGAGAAGGTTTGTGGATCACATTATAGGGGATAACAAGTGGTTGGAATGGAGGCTATGGAAGCCCTGCCTTGTGAAGAGTAATTGA